A segment of the Agarivorans albus genome:
TTTACTGTGTAAGTTTGGCAATAGGTTGATCACCATAAAGCCAACAAAGCCACATAGTAAAACCGCGTTAGACAATACAAACACTCGCATCTTACGTTTTTCTACTTTCAACAAACCAGAGCTTTCTGTGGCAGATACCACTCCTAGAACAGGGTAACCAGTTTGCTGGTATAATTGCTGGATGCTTGAAACCACTGGGTTCACTTGGCTAAAGGCCAGCGACAAACCAACCCCAACAGCTAGGGCAAAAATCAGCACCCCGGCAATTAATAGCGGACGTTTCGGACCAGAAGGCTCAATGGGAACCCTTGGAGCATCAATAACCCTAAACTTAATGTCGTCGGTAGTTTTGCCGGCACTTTGTGAAATAAGCGCGCTCTCTCTGCGCGATAACAAGTCTTCATACTTAGACTTGGTAATCTCATAGTTACGGTTAAGCCCAGTAAGCTTTGCTTCTACGTCAGGCACCTGGCGTAGCTGCTCCTCTAAGTTATCGACTTTCTCTTTGTGTCTTTGCTCGCGAACTTTAAGTGAAGCTACATCGTTTTCAATTTGACTAACGGTAATCTTGAGATCTTGATAGATCACCGATTCTGAGGCGAGAGCTGCAGGCGTTTTTGCAGTAGTTAAGGCATTTTCTTTTTGCTTTTGCAAAGACGCCAATTGACGCTGCACTTCCACCACATCAGGATGGCGCTCGGTATAGCGCAACAACAAGTCGTCTAAGCGTGTTTGCATTGCCAAAATACGATCATCAAACTCCGTTCGAACACGTGCGGTTTGTTGGGAGGCCAATACCTCTTCACTAGCCAATTGCGCTCTGGCTGAAACCAACTTGGTTTCGGCCTCACTAAGTTGTAAGCGAGTCTCTTCTAACTGCTTTTTAACGTTCTCGAGATTACTGTAATAAGTAGATTCTTTACCGGGCAAAAAGGCTGTGTATTCCTGCTTGAAAGAAGCTAGGCGTTTTTCCGCTTCAATCAGGCGCGTTTCATACTCTTCAATCTGCTGATTAATAAATGAGTTGGCGGTATCAGTATCTTGGCGCTTTTCACCGAGCGTATTCTCTACAAATACGTCCAATGCCGCTTGCACTACATCACGAACGTACTGTGGTGAGTCGGCTTCAAAACTAATGGTATAGAGGTTTTCTCGACGCGTTTTGTCGATCTCGATGGTTTCTTTTAGGCTATCTAGCAAAGCGTCATATTCAGTGCTGTTATTTACCCTAACGTCAGCATCACTAGCCCGAGCAATTTTTTCCAGATTGCTACGACTCAGCAACGTTTTAACCATCATCGCTAACTCCTGACTGGGGTCAGTTTGGATGGCTAAACCTTTAAGTAGAGGCTGCAATAATGAGCGAGTATCTGCGTAAACCCGAGCCTCGGCAGTGTATTGATTTGGCATCAATGTCACGGCTATCCAGCCAATTGGGCAAATAATCCACAGTGCGATTAAAATATAACGGCGCTTTAACCATACCCCTCGCAGGTATTGCAGAAAGTCCTCAATTAAATCTTGCATTTATACGACTACTCCGACTAAAACCATGCTTCTGGGATAATGATAATATCACCAGGAAGAACGTCTACATTGGCTTCAATCTCACCGTCTTGAATCAATTTACCAACAAGTACTTTATATGAACGCTGCTCACCGCTAACCACTCGAACTAAGCGGGCGTTATCGCCATCAGCGTATTCTGTTAGACCACCTACCTGAATCATCACATCCAGCAGCGTCATATCTTCGCGATAGTTAATTGCTTGAGGCTCGAAAGCTTCACCAATTACTCTAACCTGTTCGCTAAATGGTCCAATAAAGCCTTCAACAGTAACTGTTACGATCGGGTCACGAATAAACTCCGCTAATTCTGATTCAATCAGGCGGGCTAATTCAGTTGGTGTTTTACCCGATACCTCTAAGTCTTCAACTAGTGAGGTAGACACCATGCCGTCTGGACGCACAATGAAGGTGCCCGATATTTCAGGGTTACGCCATACAAAGATGTTGAGTTCATCACCTGGGCCGATCAGATATTTGTAATCAGCTGGGTTAGCAGTAAGCGACGGATGAACCGACGCGCCAGGTAAAGTAGGTAGGTTGTTCGAGCAAGCGGTTAGGAAAAGCCCTATCGCCATAAACGAGAGCAATTTAATTACTACTTGGTTGAGTTTTTTCATAGCACTGTCCATTTCGCTGAGAGTCCATCAAAATAACATTGATTGAGGTGGTCCTTTTTTCCATGATAGTGTGCGAGCGCGCATGTTGTAAATCTCTTGAGCTAAATAGTTTTAATATATCGACATTTATCTACTGGCTGGTGGAAATGTAAAGTGCAGGTAACAAACTTAGGTTTAACTAGCTGGGCACAAGTAACACCGATTTTTTGTGGCTCTGCGTTTAAATCTCGGTATACTGATTAGTCTTAAAACTATATTTAATATCTTGTTTCAAGGAAGAAGCGTGGCTGGTTCGAAATTTCATAATCTAGATCCCGGTAGTAGAGCGATCATTCTTGCCGAATTTTTGGTGCTCATCGGGGTTTTTGTCATTGGTGTTGAACTTCTCCGCTTTAGCGGCTTTGAAGGCATCCCCGCCTATGGCGAAGGAATACTGTTATTACACTGTTTGGCATTTACCTTCCCAATACAACTGTCAATATTGTCAGTTGGCTTATATAACCAAAAAATTCGTGAAACCTTTCGTGGAGTAATACGTCGTTTATTGGTAAGTATTGCCTTAGGTTATTTCATATCTTCGGTTATTTATGTACTTACGCCTTTAGATGTTCTTCCTGGTAATTTCCGCGAGCTGCTTTACGCCGCAGTCATGATGGGCTTAACCACTATTCGTTACTTTGCGCTTAAAATGCAATATGAGCATATGGGCCGCAAACGAATTTTGGTATTAGGAGCCGGTGAACGCGCCAGTATTATTGAAAAACGCATGCGCCGTAAATCTGACCGTGTAAGCTTTGAAATGGCCGGCTTTATTCGTATGCCTGGTGATTCTGATGACGGTATTCAACGCGAAACTATTCTAGAGCTTGACCAGCCCTTAGAGTCGTTTGTACTGGCCAACGGCGTAGAAGAAATAGTGATTGCAGCCGATGAGCGGCGCGCCAACTTGCCGGTAGATAGTTTATTTTTATGTAAACTGCGTGGCGTTGAAATCACCGATATTATCGACTTCATCGAGCGCGAATCAGGGCAAATTGCAGTAAATCTTATTTATCCTTCATGGGTTATTTACAGCAATGGTTTCCATTCTACCAACTATTTACGTAGCTCTTTAGATTGGGTATGTAACACCTTCTTAGGCCTCATCGTATTGTTCCTCACTTGGCCATTGATGTTAATTACCGTCATCATGATTAAGTTAGAGGAAGGCATTCGAGCCCCCGTGCTCTACTCGCAAGAACGGATTGGTTTAAACGGTCAACCATTTAACATTTACAAGTTCCGCAGTATGCGCACCGATGCTGAAAAAGATGGGGCTAAATGGGCGCAAAAAGAAGACCCTCGGGTAACCAAAGTGGGTAACTTTATTCGTAAATACCGCGTCGATGAGCTGCCGCAAATTTATAACGTATTGGTAGGCGATATGGGTTTTGTAGGGCCCCGACCAGAGCGCCCTGCGTTTGTAAAAGAGTTGGTATTATCAATTCCTTATTACAACCAGCGTCACAACGTTAAACCAGGCTTAACTGGCTGGGCTCAGCTTAAGTACCCTTATGGAAGCACTGAAGCGGATGCACTTGAGAAGCTAAAGTTTGACCTTTACTACATCAAACACCGAAGCTTCCTACTCGACCTTTTGATACTAGTGCGCACTGCAGAGATTATTTTGTTCGGAAAAGGGCGTTAATCTTTGGTAGCAACAGAGTCAAGCAACAAACTAAACAACAGCGGCTTACTTCAAGCCGCTGTTGTTCTTGGTACTACCGCCTTAATTGCCTTGCTCTTTTGGCCGGTAGTATTAGATATTTGGCGCTATAGCTTTGATGATGGCACCTACTCGCATGCATTCTTAATCCCAATTGTTGCTCTATATGTGCTTTACGATTGCCGTCAACAACTGCAGTTTCGTCAAGGTGCTAGCTTGTGGTTGGTATTGTTAATTGCCAGTTTAGCCATAGAGTTGCTGCTTTACTTAAGCCAAATTAGCTTGCCCGTTAGAGCGCTGTTACCCTTTGTTTTACTATTTAGCTTATTGAGTATCTTCAAACACCATAAAAGCCTTTACGTGTATGCCCTGGTGCTCCTCTTTGCCACTCCGATTTGGGGCATTTTGTCACCACCTTTACAAAGCTTATCGACCACCGTTGTAGAGATGGTTATGGCCTATACCCATGTTCCTAGTTACTTTGAAGGAAATGTAGTGTCAATTCC
Coding sequences within it:
- a CDS encoding TIGR03013 family XrtA/PEP-CTERM system glycosyltransferase: MAGSKFHNLDPGSRAIILAEFLVLIGVFVIGVELLRFSGFEGIPAYGEGILLLHCLAFTFPIQLSILSVGLYNQKIRETFRGVIRRLLVSIALGYFISSVIYVLTPLDVLPGNFRELLYAAVMMGLTTIRYFALKMQYEHMGRKRILVLGAGERASIIEKRMRRKSDRVSFEMAGFIRMPGDSDDGIQRETILELDQPLESFVLANGVEEIVIAADERRANLPVDSLFLCKLRGVEITDIIDFIERESGQIAVNLIYPSWVIYSNGFHSTNYLRSSLDWVCNTFLGLIVLFLTWPLMLITVIMIKLEEGIRAPVLYSQERIGLNGQPFNIYKFRSMRTDAEKDGAKWAQKEDPRVTKVGNFIRKYRVDELPQIYNVLVGDMGFVGPRPERPAFVKELVLSIPYYNQRHNVKPGLTGWAQLKYPYGSTEADALEKLKFDLYYIKHRSFLLDLLILVRTAEIILFGKGR
- a CDS encoding XrtA system polysaccharide chain length determinant; amino-acid sequence: MQDLIEDFLQYLRGVWLKRRYILIALWIICPIGWIAVTLMPNQYTAEARVYADTRSLLQPLLKGLAIQTDPSQELAMMVKTLLSRSNLEKIARASDADVRVNNSTEYDALLDSLKETIEIDKTRRENLYTISFEADSPQYVRDVVQAALDVFVENTLGEKRQDTDTANSFINQQIEEYETRLIEAEKRLASFKQEYTAFLPGKESTYYSNLENVKKQLEETRLQLSEAETKLVSARAQLASEEVLASQQTARVRTEFDDRILAMQTRLDDLLLRYTERHPDVVEVQRQLASLQKQKENALTTAKTPAALASESVIYQDLKITVSQIENDVASLKVREQRHKEKVDNLEEQLRQVPDVEAKLTGLNRNYEITKSKYEDLLSRRESALISQSAGKTTDDIKFRVIDAPRVPIEPSGPKRPLLIAGVLIFALAVGVGLSLAFSQVNPVVSSIQQLYQQTGYPVLGVVSATESSGLLKVEKRKMRVFVLSNAVLLCGFVGFMVINLLPNLHSKIITGLGGLL
- a CDS encoding XrtA/PEP-CTERM system exopolysaccharide export protein, translating into MKKLNQVVIKLLSFMAIGLFLTACSNNLPTLPGASVHPSLTANPADYKYLIGPGDELNIFVWRNPEISGTFIVRPDGMVSTSLVEDLEVSGKTPTELARLIESELAEFIRDPIVTVTVEGFIGPFSEQVRVIGEAFEPQAINYREDMTLLDVMIQVGGLTEYADGDNARLVRVVSGEQRSYKVLVGKLIQDGEIEANVDVLPGDIIIIPEAWF